The following DNA comes from Candidatus Nezhaarchaeota archaeon.
AGTTGATGCTTAGGGATGCTTAAAGTAATGCCGTGAGGATCGCTATGTCTCGCCAAGTAATTTAATGGCTCTAGGTAGCCAGCCTCTTTAAGGGGCAAGTCTTAATGGTGGGCCCGCCGGGATTTGAACCCGGGACCTCCGGCTCCGAAGGCCGGCGCTCTATCCTTACTGAGCTACGGGCCGATATCCTTTCTTACTTGAACATGTATATTTCTTTCCCCCCACCTTCTTGACAAGCCTTTAAGGAATTACTGCTAGGCAAGCTGGCCTTTCTAAAGGTTCTTAGGCTGCGTGAAGATTACGTAGAGGTTAAGGCTTGTTTGATAGGCTAAGAGCCTTGAAAGGTAGAAGAACAGAGCACAACCACTTGAATACTCTTGCTTTATTGGGGACTTAAGGGCTTCCTAAAAGACTAAGCATAAAAGGGCTTCCCATAAGGTTTTTAGTTCAAGCCCTCTAAAATATATCGGTGGTTTCCTTTGGCAAAGAGGGAGGAGAAGGTAAGAATACCCATCCTGCCAGACGCTTGCTTCTATCACGATGAGGAGAAGTACTACGTTGAGATAGAGCTACCTGGAGTTGCAAAGGAGAACATTAGCCTTGAGGTAGCCGAAACGAGTCTATGTCTTAGCGCACCACGAAATGACGTAGAGTATTTTGGGTGTTGGATTTTCACCCACGAAGTTAAGCCGGAGCAGACAAAAGCCTCCTTTAAAGATGGACTGCTGAAAGTAACCGTACCGCTAGCTAAGCCAATGAAGGGAGTGAAAGTTAAAGTAGAGTAGTGCGACGATTAACTAGCCTATTTATTTACCTAAGTACCTAGTACCTATTTTATAAGCTAATCTCCACGTTACTATCCTGTAATCATATGGAGTTGCGGTGAAGATAGCTACTTGGCGATGGCTCTTAGCAGCCCATGACAAGCAAGCTAGAGCGCTAAAAAAAAGGTGGCGGCCAACGGTGTAACGCGGCTCCAGGGTTAGAGCCGTTAGAGAGTCTGAGCTATTGGCTATGACTGAGGGCATTGGAGAGGTCGAGGTTTTTCAAGAAGAAGCAACGCCGAAGGTTAAAGTATGTTGTTAAAAGTAATTTTTAGGTAAGGCTAGTTTCTTACCTCTCTAAGGTATGAGCTTACGCTTCTTCCTCGAAGAATGTAGGCTTAGAGGTGAAGTTGTTGAAGTGGAGCGTAGGCTCTCCTCTAAGATCGAGGCAGCGCGAGAGTTAGTAAAGCACGACGGAGGCCCAGTAGTTATCCTTAAGGATGTAAATGGGAAGGGCATAAGCGTCATCGCGGGGCTGGCGTCAAGAAGAGAGAGA
Coding sequences within:
- a CDS encoding Hsp20/alpha crystallin family protein → MAKREEKVRIPILPDACFYHDEEKYYVEIELPGVAKENISLEVAETSLCLSAPRNDVEYFGCWIFTHEVKPEQTKASFKDGLLKVTVPLAKPMKGVKVKVE